From the genome of bacterium (Candidatus Blackallbacteria) CG13_big_fil_rev_8_21_14_2_50_49_14:
AAATTTGAGTGTCTGAAAAGCCTGTATACCCCCGTCCAATTGCCAGATTTAGAATTGGATCTGGCTGAACAGGCGCAGGCACTTCAATTGTCCCTTCAGCGCCAGCGTTCAGTTTTGCCAGGGCGACCTTTCTGGCGATCTGAACAGTTACAACTCAGTGCCTCAGACCTGATTAAAATCGCAGAAACCATTGCCCAGTTGCCAGCCAAACCCCACATAAGTCAAATCAGCCAAAACTTTACAGCCTATTTAATTCAGGGCGAAGATGGCTGTGGCAATACCCAATTTACAGCCTATTTCGCTCCACTGATCCGGGTCAAAGCTAAACCCGACGCCCAGTTTAAATATCCCCTCTATCGCAAGCCCAGTGCCTGGCCCGGAGGACATATACCCAGCCGAGCTGAAATTGATCAAGCGGGGGCTTTAAAAGGATTGGGGCTTGAAATTGCCTATGCCGAAAATCTCTTGGATATCTTTTTTTTACAGGTTCAGGGTTCAGGCCTTGCCTCTTTTGTGGATACAGGCGAAAATTTCACCTTTCAGTATGGCGGCCAGAATGGCTTGCCCTACAGCAGCGTGGGACGCCTCTTGGTTGAAAAAGGACATGTCCCAGCCCAGCAGATTTCACTGAATGCAATTCGTGAGTTTTTTGAATTGCATCCCGAACTCTTGCCTGAATATTTGGCGCACAATCAAAGTTACACTTTCTTTGACAAGGTCAAAACAGGCCCCAAAGGCAGCTTAAGTACCGAAGTGGTTCCTGAAATTTCAATTGCCGTCGATCCCAAAATGATTCCCCTGGGCAGTGTGCTTTTGGCCGAAATCCCCTTGCTCAACCCGCAGGGAGAATGGATCGGACACAGCTACCGCCTGCTGGTGGCCCAGGATACGGGGGGGGCCATCAAAGGCCCTGGTCATGTCGATCTGTATATGGGAGCGGGCCCCGAAGCCCAAGCCAAAGCAGGTCATATGCATCATTATGGCCGCCTGTGGTTGTTAATGCCACGAAAATAGCGCACAGAGGTCTGCGGCGGCTAAGCTTCCCAGCCCCCCAGATGCACAGTACGTCCTTCTTCAGACAAAAGCGGGCCAATCACTTCAATCGCTTTGGCCCTCCGCATTGACCAATACAGCACCAAAGGGATAATTCCACGTTCACGGGCCTGTCGGGCCAAAACAAAGCAGCGGCGCAGCCATTTTTCATTTCAAAGGATTGACAAGCAAGCAAGCAATCGTCATTCTAGAATGTGGAATCTTGGCTATAAAGCGAGAGCCCCAAGTGATGCTCATGCTTAAAGTGGATAAATTAGGAGTGTTGGATGGGTCTATGCTAAAAACATTGCACAGGTTATTCTTCCTGCTGGCTGCATCTCTCAGTCTGAGTGCCTGCCAGCAATTCCAGGAAGATCTCGGCCTTCTCGATTTGCCCAACTTTCAAACCGTCTTATTTGATTTAAACTGTGGTGAGTTTGGATTTTACACATTTAAATCGATTGAGTTATGCGGCGGAGGTAAGGACAGCTTTGGCTTTCTCTATGAGGAAGACAAAGTGGTGAAGGTGATACTCGATCCCACTGAGGGTGATCATACGCTGTTATATACGCCCACCTATTCCATCGCCTTTCACTCAGATTATCTCAAAGAAGGTCAAATCCTCAATAAATCACAGGCACTTGCCAGCTGTTCACGTTTTCGCAAAGAGTATGGCAATGACCCCATCTACTATACGGAATATGCTTCTGAATTTGAATTAAAAATCATAAAACATAAGGGCGAACAAACCCACCACATTTTGGGTGACTCTACGCAATGGGAACTTGAATGGAAACTGAATTGTCCCCAATTGCAGATGAAGGCCCAGGGCAAAGACCAGATAGATATCAGCCGGGATCCAATCCCCAAACGCTGGAAAGAGGCAAGCACAGCAGGCTTGCCCCCGGCTCCGAATTGAAACAAAGCCACTGAAGCCTCACTTTATTCTGAACGCTTTGCAATGCCTTGAGAATCTCGGATTTGCGCCCTCAGATTTTTTTGATACCCTGAGCGAGAAAATGCTTTCGCTCTGTAAAAGCCAACAGGAAGTTGTCTCCCTATCGGGTATAATTAGGGCGAATAGGAATCAAATTAAAATACAGGTTCTGGAATGAAAACCACGCTTGCACAAGAGACCCTTATCGATCCACAGGCCACTTTTCTGCTCATGTTCTCTGAACAAGACCCTGTTTGGGGGCTAGAAGACTTTTGTGGAAGTATCCTGCGCTTTGATTCTCACCCCGAGCAGCTTCCCCGCTTCAAAGAGGCCACTCTTTATCTCTGTGGCGATCTCAGTCGGACCCGCGAACTTGATTTCAGTGAGGCCAAAGCGGTGAGGGTTATTCGTGAACTGTCCCAGGGCGAACTCGAAACGGGATGGCAAGCAGTGAGTTTGGGACAGGTTCCCCTCAATCTTCATGGTCTGGGTATCTATTATCGCCGCTATTTTGACACTGAGATTGATTATTTCCATGCCATTCAATCTGAACACACATTTCAAATTTTGAGAGAGTCAACCAAACCTGGGGTCGCTCGGCGCACAGGGATTTATTTAACCCCCGTCAAACAAGATACGGAGGGGCTGCATTTTCACTTGCTTCGCTGCTCGACAAATCTTGAAGGTCCAACAGAGAATTTTCAAGCAACAGATCATCAAATTATCAATGCCCTGAACCAAGAGGCCGCCCTTTTTTTCAGATCTCCGGCCCCTTTAAATCACGTGCTTGCGCAAATTTATCACAATTCTCCAGCCAGCGAAAACCAGAAGCAAAGCAAAGCAAAAATTTCAGCCCATGCAGATAAAACCAAGGACATGTCTGTCAATGGCATCATGGCATTTTGCACGTTTTACCATGAACTCGAAAAACTAAAACCGCTCTCAGAAGACCCTTTTGATTATGGACTCTATCAAACCAGTGGATTGACAAAATTGCATTTCCGCCACAAAGCGCCAGAAAGTGCAGGAAATTATCCGCTTGAATTTACACTGACCCTCTATCCCCATTCACTCTTTCTCATGCCTTTATCGACCAATCGCCTGTACACCCATACAATTCAATCTTCTATGTTAGATGCAGAAAAACTGCCTACCCGTCTGGGTTACGTGGTTCGCTGTTCTAAAACCGAAGCCCTGCACAATCAGGGCCAAACCTTTTTAAAGCAAGGTCATCAAGCAATTCCCTTAGAAACGCCATCTTCTGAGGGCCTTAATGAATTGCGGTCTTTGTACCGCGAAGAAAATAAATCAACAGCTCAGATCGCCTACGGAGATCAATTTTTATTCAGTATGAATCAGGGAGATTATTTGGCTCCTGTCTGTCACTCAAAGGATGCGTTTTTGGTCTATGATTTGCCCCCACAAGACAATCTGTTTGAAGCCCTGAAGGCCGCTACACGCTTTGAAATGCAAGGC
Proteins encoded in this window:
- a CDS encoding murein transglycosylase A yields the protein MKKYVPFYLLCACLIGMPLQSLAQATSPPDQTGKGYEFEGNGKRKFECLKSLYTPVQLPDLELDLAEQAQALQLSLQRQRSVLPGRPFWRSEQLQLSASDLIKIAETIAQLPAKPHISQISQNFTAYLIQGEDGCGNTQFTAYFAPLIRVKAKPDAQFKYPLYRKPSAWPGGHIPSRAEIDQAGALKGLGLEIAYAENLLDIFFLQVQGSGLASFVDTGENFTFQYGGQNGLPYSSVGRLLVEKGHVPAQQISLNAIREFFELHPELLPEYLAHNQSYTFFDKVKTGPKGSLSTEVVPEISIAVDPKMIPLGSVLLAEIPLLNPQGEWIGHSYRLLVAQDTGGAIKGPGHVDLYMGAGPEAQAKAGHMHHYGRLWLLMPRK